A single region of the Thermomicrobiales bacterium genome encodes:
- a CDS encoding DUF5915 domain-containing protein — translation VMRWLYCSHNPTVNLNFGFHIGDEVRRRFIIPLWNSYAFFANYAALDGFDPSDPANAVPLSERTLLDRWILSRLQGVIDEVRAALNDYDAQSATRAIERFVVEELSNWYIRRNRRRFWKTEADRDKAAAYLTLHEVLVTLTTLLAPFLPFTAEEMYDNLVRSIDPAAPVSVHLCDYPVADTSKVDAQLDRDMAALLAAVNLGRSARNKASVKVRQPLPTVLVWAREPETYAAIERMQDQLLDELNVKALGQIDDPSTYATYVIRPNLALLGPKYGKALGGIRAALAEADPATVAATVRDGGSLELAAGEQTWALTPDEILVDVKEREGFNVAEEGDLLVALDTTLTPALIHEGLARDFIRGVQDARKEAGLRVEDTIRLAWQTESGTEVAQAIDVHLEDIAAETLAREAAPGWVEAADYEAEVKVGSEKVTIGITKIGTLLEER, via the coding sequence CGCGGCGCTGGATGGCTTCGATCCGTCCGACCCGGCCAACGCCGTACCGCTCAGCGAGCGAACGCTGCTGGACCGCTGGATTCTCTCGCGGCTGCAAGGGGTAATCGACGAGGTGCGCGCGGCGCTGAACGACTACGACGCGCAGAGCGCCACCCGCGCGATCGAGCGCTTCGTCGTGGAGGAGCTGTCGAACTGGTACATCCGGCGCAACCGGCGGCGCTTCTGGAAGACGGAGGCCGACCGCGACAAGGCGGCTGCCTACCTGACGCTGCACGAGGTGCTGGTGACGCTGACGACGCTGCTCGCGCCGTTCCTGCCGTTCACCGCCGAAGAGATGTACGACAACCTCGTGCGCTCGATCGACCCGGCCGCGCCGGTGTCGGTGCATCTGTGCGACTACCCGGTGGCCGACACGAGCAAGGTGGACGCGCAGCTCGACCGCGACATGGCGGCGTTGCTGGCGGCGGTCAATCTGGGCCGCTCGGCGCGCAACAAGGCCAGCGTCAAGGTGCGCCAGCCGCTGCCGACGGTGCTGGTCTGGGCGCGTGAGCCGGAGACGTACGCCGCGATCGAGCGCATGCAGGATCAGCTGCTTGATGAGCTGAACGTCAAGGCGCTGGGCCAGATCGACGATCCATCGACGTACGCGACCTACGTCATCCGCCCGAACCTGGCTCTGCTGGGGCCGAAGTACGGCAAGGCGCTGGGTGGCATCCGCGCGGCGCTGGCCGAGGCCGACCCGGCGACGGTCGCAGCGACGGTACGCGACGGTGGCTCGCTGGAGCTGGCCGCCGGGGAGCAGACCTGGGCGCTGACGCCGGACGAGATTCTGGTGGACGTGAAGGAGCGCGAGGGTTTCAACGTCGCCGAAGAGGGCGACCTGCTGGTGGCGCTGGACACGACGCTGACACCGGCGCTGATCCACGAGGGGCTGGCCCGCGACTTCATCCGTGGCGTGCAGGACGCCCGCAAGGAAGCCGGCCTGCGGGTCGAGGACACGATCCGCCTGGCCTGGCAGACCGAATCCGGCACCGAGGTGGCGCAGGCGATCGACGTCCATCTGGAAGACATCGCCGCCGAAACGCTGGCCCGCGAAGCCGCGCCCGGCTGGGTCGAAGCCGCCGACTACGAGGCCGAGGTCAAGGTCGGCAGCGAGAAGGTGACGATTGGAATCACGAAGATCGGGACATTGCTGGAGGAGCGGTAG